Below is a window of Hydrogenovibrio crunogenus DNA.
ATTGGAAATGCGGGGAACCCTGCGGCACAAGCCAATGCCATTGGCACAGGGGTCAATGCTGCTTTCGGTGAAATCAGTGCGGATGGAACGGGTTGGGGAGCGTTGATTCGAGCATTGAACAGTGATTCTGAAGCCAACATCTTATCGACGCCTACTTTGCTGACACTGGACAACGAAGAAGCTGAGATTATTGTGGGTAAAGAGGTGCCTTTTCAAACAGGTTCTTATACCTCTACAGGCGCTTCCAGTACGCCAACAAATCCATTTAATACAATCGAGAGGAAAAATGTTGGGTTAAGCTTAAAAGTCACGCCTCAAATCAATGAGGGAGATGAGGTTTTCTTAGAAATCAATCAAGAAATCTCCGATGTGATTCCAAAGGGGGATGCTGTAGATGTTCAGACCTCGAAACGGCAAATCAAAACCCGAGTGATTGTCGGAGATGGAAATATCATTGTGCTCGGGGGGTTATTAACGGAGAAAGAAACAGAAGTAGAGAAAAAAGTCCCAGGCCTGGGCGATATTCCCGGGTTAGGCGCGCTGTTCCGTTCTACCAGCAATGAACGGGAAAAAGTGAATTTAATGGTTTTCTTGCGTCCTGTGATTGTTCGAGATAACAAGATGGGCACTTATTACAGCCGTAAAAAGTACTCCCTCATCCGAGATGAGCAGACCCAGTTGTTAAAAAAAGATTCGGGTCTTTTGGAGGGATTACGTCCGAGAATGCCAACGCTGGAGCAATGGAAAAATATGGAGCCTGCAAAGCCATTCGATCCTTCAAAACCTGAAGAGACGTCTTCTAATGCGGAACCCAAAACGACCAAAGAAGCCAAACAGCCAACTGAAAAACAACCCTCTGCTGAAGACCCTATGCCTTTAGAAGAGTTTGACGATATATGAATGCGCTTCCCTTCTCCTTTGCGAATAAAAATGGCGTTGTCCTAGGGATGCACCCGGATATTGGACGCGTTGTATATTGTTTGGAAAACACTCCACCTTCAGTTTTGATGGAAGTACAACGGGTTTTCGGCAGTGAAGACCTAACGGTAAGACCACTCTCTGAATCGGCATTCGAAAAGCAATTACAAGCACAATATGCTTCGCAATCCTCCAACTCAATGGAGGCTATGGATGAATTGGATATCCCTGATTTAGACCAAGCCATGGCTGAGGTCGCGACAGCTGAAGATTTATTGAATAGTAATGATGATGCCCCGATTATTAAATTGCTAAATGCCATTTTGGCAGAAGCCATCCGCAAGAATGCATCCGATATTCATATCGAGCCGTTTGAAACGCAATTGCGGGTGCGTTTTAGAATTGATGGTCAGTTGAAAGTGGTGTTGACTCCTAAAATACAGTTTGCCTCCATGTTGGTTTCCCGTATCAAAGTCATGGCAAAACTGGATATTGCTGAAAAAAGATTACCCCAAGACGGGCGAATTGCGATTAAGTTGGGCGGACGTGCCGTCGACTTACGAATTTCAACCATTCCCTCCAGTTTTGGAGAGCGAGTGGTCATGCGTTTACTGGATAAAAGTGCAGGCCGATTAGATTTAACGGATTTAGGGCTGCCAGATGAACAATTGGCTAGACTTAAGACGTTGTTACAAAAACCGCATGGTATTTTGTTGGTTACAGGTCCCACAGGGTCGGGGAAAACAACAACTTTATATGCTGGGTTGTCACGTTTAAATGACAATCAACGAAACATTATGACCGTTGAAGACCCCATTGAATATAACATTGAAGGGATTAACCAGACTCAAGTCAACACCAAAGCGGATATGACTTTTGCCAAAGGCTTAAGAGCGATTTTAAGGCAGGATCCAGATGTGGTTATGATTGGGGAAATTCGCGATTACGAAACGGCTGAAATTGCTGTTCAAGCCTCCTTAACTGGGCATTTGGTTTTATCGACTTTACATACCAATACCGCAGTGGGTGCCATTTCACGACTGAAAGATATGGGAGTGGAGCCGTTTTTATTGTCTTCCAGTCTGCTAGGGGTCATGGCGCAGCGTTTAGTGCGCCGGATTTGTCCGGAATGTGGTGAACAAAAACCGGCGGATGAGGCGGAATGTGAGATGTTAGGCGTGTCGTCGGCAGAAATTATGCATCCTGTCGGATGTGAAGCTTGCTCTTATACCGGATACCAAGGTCGAATGGGGATTTATGAGTTGTTAGAAATTGACAGTTCGGTACGTCAAATGATCCACTCTGGCGAGTCCGACCAAGCAATTGAAAGCTATGTCCATCAAACCACACCCTCAATTTATCAAAGTGCCATGGAGCTGGTTCTTAATCGACAGACTTCTCTGGAAGAAGTGATGCGTGTGGTACAGCGTTAAGCAGAATAATAGAGGACATGAATGCCGAGTTTTGAATATCAAGCACTGACATCAAGTGGCAGAACCCAAAAGGGAACACAGGAGGGAGAGTCTGCAAGACAGGTGCGTCAACAGTTGCGGGATCAAGGGTTAACGCCTTTGGACGTCACCCCCGTTGTGGACCGTCGCAAAGCGTTATCCTCATTAAGCTGGTTGACGCCTAAGATTCCGATTGCAGATTTATCTTTGATGACTCGCCAAATATTTACTTTGTTAGGGGCGGGCATGCCTATGGCAGATGCCTTACGTTCAGTAGCGAACCAAGCTGAAAATAAAGTGATGAAACGCTTTGCAACAGGCATTTTTGAAAAGGTCTCGGAAGGGCATTCTTATGCCCAGGCGTTAACCAGCTCAGGCTTTAACTTACCCAGTGACTATGTTGCTACGGTTCGGGCGGGTGAAGAAAGTGGTCATTTGGTTGAAGTGCTGTCTAGAATGGCCGAGTCGATAGAAAAACAAGAAAAAATCCGCAAAAAAATGCGTTCTG
It encodes the following:
- the gspE gene encoding type II secretion system ATPase GspE encodes the protein MNALPFSFANKNGVVLGMHPDIGRVVYCLENTPPSVLMEVQRVFGSEDLTVRPLSESAFEKQLQAQYASQSSNSMEAMDELDIPDLDQAMAEVATAEDLLNSNDDAPIIKLLNAILAEAIRKNASDIHIEPFETQLRVRFRIDGQLKVVLTPKIQFASMLVSRIKVMAKLDIAEKRLPQDGRIAIKLGGRAVDLRISTIPSSFGERVVMRLLDKSAGRLDLTDLGLPDEQLARLKTLLQKPHGILLVTGPTGSGKTTTLYAGLSRLNDNQRNIMTVEDPIEYNIEGINQTQVNTKADMTFAKGLRAILRQDPDVVMIGEIRDYETAEIAVQASLTGHLVLSTLHTNTAVGAISRLKDMGVEPFLLSSSLLGVMAQRLVRRICPECGEQKPADEAECEMLGVSSAEIMHPVGCEACSYTGYQGRMGIYELLEIDSSVRQMIHSGESDQAIESYVHQTTPSIYQSAMELVLNRQTSLEEVMRVVQR